In Gammaproteobacteria bacterium, one genomic interval encodes:
- the ftsB gene encoding cell division protein FtsB: MRLGFLVLGLLFVALQYQLWVGDGSQAEVWDLQRAIDAQSRENAALRERNQALAAEVIDLKTAEEAIEERARLELGMIREGETFYRVVEPLPSR; encoded by the coding sequence ATGCGCCTAGGTTTTCTCGTGCTCGGGCTGCTGTTTGTGGCCTTGCAATATCAGCTCTGGGTCGGCGACGGCAGCCAGGCGGAGGTGTGGGATCTGCAGCGTGCGATCGACGCCCAGAGCCGCGAAAACGCCGCGCTGCGCGAACGCAATCAGGCGCTGGCGGCCGAGGTTATTGATCTGAAGACTGCGGAAGAAGCCATCGAGGAACGCGCGCGGCTGGAGCTGGGCATGATCCGCGAGGGGGAGACGTTTTACCGCGTCGTGGAGCCGCTGCCGTCGCGGTGA